A single window of Rhodamnia argentea isolate NSW1041297 chromosome 5, ASM2092103v1, whole genome shotgun sequence DNA harbors:
- the LOC115727569 gene encoding kinetochore protein NDC80 homolog, with protein MKSRGRGRAKPSFVPPPPRDSDASFASSRPSSVGVGRFSAAADLVNDRSYQQSAVRAVNCYLSSHAFPVLIKTALPSAKDITAISNFIISQLDYPNPKMEDDLPVLLRSLDCPFKVNKSALRTPATPHAWPTFVAVLHWLVQIASYNEHLASKSRTFGDNNTMDEYALQSYLHFIGGDDDSVDALDREFVEKLEEERNNLAENVKSLEKNAAEVEARVEKLRTGPSERELREQEKSVLEEDVKKFDTMIAKITGRISDLQEELEKKEKELKAKEEEKGRICEENEELKKTIQLQMFNWRDAERMKKELQAVEGEIADAEIERNKYEEKCWDLDRTLALKVKELEELAKECNKAVRKLKLGSDYQYVLNAKGSTPAEVMGIDYKSTLKPALDLHADDINRSSVEKLEELIILQQQSKETTARIEEKKNRVMQLHSRVDDLEGQMNLLKQEMQDFIHRCALEVQRMVGDVEAEAHNLDIVEREAAEVLKTSKMKQQEAIRESEEEIQKCAFELFSVVDMVSKHKEYVECKISEMKTRLSETADAISADYRASLPAQMSSMI; from the exons ATGAAGAGCAGAGGTCGCGGCCGCGCGAAGCCGTCCTtcgttcctcctcctccgcgcGACTCCGACGCCAGCTTCGCCAGCAGCCGCCCCTCCTCCGTCGGCGTCGGCCGCTTCTCAGCCGCCGCCGACCTCGTGAACGACCGCTCCTACCAGCAGTCCGCCGTCCGCGCCGTCAACTGCTACCTCTCCTCTCACGCCTTCCCTGTCCTCATCAAGACCGCCCTGCCCTCCGCTAAGGACATCACCGCCATCTCCAACTTCATCATCTCTCAACTCGACTATCCGAACCCTAAGATGGAGGACGACCTCCCTGTCCTGCTCCGATCTCTCGACTGCCCTTTCAAAGTCAATAAGTCGGCTCTCCGCACGCCGGCCACTCCCCACGCATGGCCGACGTTCGTCGCCGTCTTGCACTGGCTCGTTCAGATCGCGTCCTACAATGAGCACTTAGCTTCAAAGTCTCGCACGTTTGGGGATAACAACACCATGGACGAGTACGCACTCCAGAGCTACTTGCATTTCATAGGTGGAGATGATGACTCTGTTGATGCTTTGGATAGAGAGTTTGTGGAGAAGTTGGAGGAGGAGAGAAATAACCTCGCTGAGAATGTGAAGAGTTTGGAGAAGAATGCCGCGGAAGTCGAGGCAAGAGTGGAGAAGCTGCGGACGGGGCCGTCGGAGAGGGAATTGCGTGAGCAGGAGAAGAGCGTCCTTGAGGAAGATGTGAAGAAGTTCGATACGATGATAGCGAAGATCACGGGGAGGATCTCGGATTTGCAGGAGgaattggaaaagaaggagaaggagttgAAGgccaaggaggaggagaaggggagGATTTGCGAGGAGAATGAGGAATTGAAGAAGACGATCCAGCTGCAGATGTTTAATTGGAGGGATGCGGAGAGAATGAAGAAGGAGTTGCAGGCGGTGGAGGGGGAGATTGCTGATGCTGAGATTGAGAGGAACAAGTACGAGGAGAAGTGTTGGGATCTCGACAGGACCCTCGCGCTCAAAGTCAAGGAGCTCGAGGAACTTGCCAAGGAATGTAACAAGGCTGTTCGGAA GTTAAAGCTTGGTTCAGATTACCAATATGTGTTGAATGCAAAAGGGTCTACACCCGCTGAGGTGATGGGCATTGACTACAAGTCGACACTAAAGCCAGCACTTGACTTGCATGCCGATGACATAAACAGAAGCTCGGTGGAGAAACTTGAAGAGTTAATCATCCTTCAGCAACAGTCTAAAGAAACTACTGCTAGAATCGAGGAGAAGAAAAATCGTGTTATGCAACTTCATTCACGTGTTGATGAC CTTGAAGGTCAAATGAATCTACTGAAGCAAGAAATGCAAGACTTCATTCATAGATGTGCACTGGAGGTGCAAAGGATGGTGGGGGATGTCGAAGCAGAAGCTCATAACTTGGACATTGTGGAAAGAGAAGCTGCAGAGGTCTTGAAG ACATCTAAAATGAAGCAGCAGGAAGCCATTAGAGAAAGCGAGGAAGAAATCCAGAAGTGCGCTTTTGAGCTCTTTTCAGTGGTTGATATGGTGTCAAAGCACAAAGAGTATGTGGAATGCAAAATCTCGGAGATGAAGACCCGTCTCTCGGAGACTGCAGATGCTATCTCAGCAGACTACAGAGCCTCCTTGCCTGCACAAATGAGCTCGATGATTTGA